The following coding sequences are from one Eucalyptus grandis isolate ANBG69807.140 chromosome 11, ASM1654582v1, whole genome shotgun sequence window:
- the LOC104424389 gene encoding serine/arginine-rich splicing factor RS41 isoform X2 — MDDERDAEDAIRGLDRIEFGRKGRRLRVEWTKHERGVKKPGGSRRSSTNTRPSKTLFVINFDTYQTRTRDLERHFEPYGKIVSVRIRRNFAFVQYEYQEDATKALDATNMSKLMDRVISVEYAARDDDDKKDGYSPDRGRGRSPERGYDRKRSPSPYKRERGSPDYGQGASPSRRERRSPNYGRESSPIDRQARRASPDYGRGSSRSPRRRERSLSGGRGGRSRSRSHSRSHSRSRSPYRRQMVSRGNGRDRSPSPYEKPATGPNNGPDHNKSPGRREESPENGREPLPDGNGDVARDAAVESPASGGRHSYSPAAED, encoded by the exons ATGGACGATGAGAGAGATGCTGAGGATGCAATCCGTGGACTGGATCGAATAGAATTTGGTCGAAAGGGACGCAGGCTTCGTGTGGAATGGACCAAG CACGAGCGTGGCGTCAAAAAGCCTGGTGGTTCAAGGCGATCCTCAACTAACACGAGACCCTCAAAAACCTTGTTTGTTATTAACTTTGATACTTATCAGACCAGAACTAGGGATCTGGAGAGGCATTTTGAGCCATATGGGAAGATCGTCAGTGTTAGGATTAGAAGGAATTTTGCATTTGTCCAGTATGAGTATCAAGAGGATGCTACAAAAGCATTGGATGCTACAAATATGAG CAAGCTGATGGATCGAGTGATATCAGTGGAATATGCTGCTCGAGATGACGATGATAAGAAGGATGGGTACAGCCCGGACAGAGGTCGTGGTAGGTCACCTGAAAGAGGTTATGATAGGAAGCGGTCTCCTAGTCcctataaaagagagagaggcagcCCTGATTACGGTCAAGGTGCTAGTCCTTCTCGAAGAGAAAGGCGAAGTCCTAATTATGGTCGTGAATCTAGCCCCATTGACCGTCAGGCACGGAGAGCAAGCCCAGACTATGGTCGAGGTTCTAGCCGCAGTCCTCGTCGAAGGGAGAGATCTCTTTCTGGGGGCAGGGGCggccgcagccgcagccgcagccacAGCCGCAGCCACAGCCGCAGCCGAAGCCCATATAGAAGGCAGATGGTCAGCCGAGGCAATGGCCGTGACCGTAGTCCCAGCCCATATGAAAAACCAGCGACGGGACCTAACAACGGTCCTGATCACAACAAGAGCCCCGGCAGGAGAGAGGAAAGCCCTGAAAATGGTCGTGAGCCCCTTCCAGACGGTAACGGGGATGTTGCTCGCGATGCTGCTGTAGAAAGTCCTGCATCAGGGGGGCGCCACAG CTATTCACCTGCAGCGGAGGATTGA
- the LOC104424389 gene encoding serine/arginine-rich splicing factor RS40 isoform X1 — protein sequence MRPIFCGNFEYDARPSELERLFRRYGKVDKVDMKSGFAFVYMDDERDAEDAIRGLDRIEFGRKGRRLRVEWTKHERGVKKPGGSRRSSTNTRPSKTLFVINFDTYQTRTRDLERHFEPYGKIVSVRIRRNFAFVQYEYQEDATKALDATNMSKLMDRVISVEYAARDDDDKKDGYSPDRGRGRSPERGYDRKRSPSPYKRERGSPDYGQGASPSRRERRSPNYGRESSPIDRQARRASPDYGRGSSRSPRRRERSLSGGRGGRSRSRSHSRSHSRSRSPYRRQMVSRGNGRDRSPSPYEKPATGPNNGPDHNKSPGRREESPENGREPLPDGNGDVARDAAVESPASGGRHSYSPAAED from the exons ATGAGGCCTATCTTCTGTGGGAATTTTGAGTACGATGCCAGACCATCTGAATTGGAAAGACTTTTCCGCAGATATGGGAAAGTCGATAAGGTGGATATGAAGTCTG GATTCGCTTTTGTCTACATGGACGATGAGAGAGATGCTGAGGATGCAATCCGTGGACTGGATCGAATAGAATTTGGTCGAAAGGGACGCAGGCTTCGTGTGGAATGGACCAAG CACGAGCGTGGCGTCAAAAAGCCTGGTGGTTCAAGGCGATCCTCAACTAACACGAGACCCTCAAAAACCTTGTTTGTTATTAACTTTGATACTTATCAGACCAGAACTAGGGATCTGGAGAGGCATTTTGAGCCATATGGGAAGATCGTCAGTGTTAGGATTAGAAGGAATTTTGCATTTGTCCAGTATGAGTATCAAGAGGATGCTACAAAAGCATTGGATGCTACAAATATGAG CAAGCTGATGGATCGAGTGATATCAGTGGAATATGCTGCTCGAGATGACGATGATAAGAAGGATGGGTACAGCCCGGACAGAGGTCGTGGTAGGTCACCTGAAAGAGGTTATGATAGGAAGCGGTCTCCTAGTCcctataaaagagagagaggcagcCCTGATTACGGTCAAGGTGCTAGTCCTTCTCGAAGAGAAAGGCGAAGTCCTAATTATGGTCGTGAATCTAGCCCCATTGACCGTCAGGCACGGAGAGCAAGCCCAGACTATGGTCGAGGTTCTAGCCGCAGTCCTCGTCGAAGGGAGAGATCTCTTTCTGGGGGCAGGGGCggccgcagccgcagccgcagccacAGCCGCAGCCACAGCCGCAGCCGAAGCCCATATAGAAGGCAGATGGTCAGCCGAGGCAATGGCCGTGACCGTAGTCCCAGCCCATATGAAAAACCAGCGACGGGACCTAACAACGGTCCTGATCACAACAAGAGCCCCGGCAGGAGAGAGGAAAGCCCTGAAAATGGTCGTGAGCCCCTTCCAGACGGTAACGGGGATGTTGCTCGCGATGCTGCTGTAGAAAGTCCTGCATCAGGGGGGCGCCACAG CTATTCACCTGCAGCGGAGGATTGA